From Halotia branconii CENA392, the proteins below share one genomic window:
- a CDS encoding alpha/beta fold hydrolase — protein sequence MQVTKAPSTTPIPGQYWQWRGHKIYYVHAGEKQPQRPPLLLVHGFGASTDHWRKNITGLCLDFEVFAIDLLGFGRSAKPKLQYGGDLWRDQLNDFISEVIGQKAILAGNSLGGYACLCVAAQCPDNAAGLVLLNSAGPFNKIEATSEPEALQTEIQPPKQSSSLEKLLGDSVKWIFQQPLAQFLLFQYVRQRWVIRQTLEKVYLDKSAITDQLIEEISRPAYDFGALDVFVSVFSTPQGEKVDVLLKQLNCPLLLLWGEADPWMNARERSQKFRQYYSELTEHFLKAGHCPHDEVPDQINSLLRDWVLSIN from the coding sequence ATGCAAGTAACTAAGGCTCCTTCTACAACTCCAATTCCTGGTCAATACTGGCAGTGGCGAGGGCATAAGATTTATTATGTCCATGCAGGAGAGAAACAACCGCAACGTCCACCTCTATTATTAGTGCATGGGTTTGGTGCTTCCACTGACCACTGGCGCAAGAATATCACAGGACTGTGTCTAGATTTTGAAGTATTTGCGATCGACCTTTTGGGATTTGGACGTTCAGCAAAACCAAAATTGCAGTATGGCGGTGACTTATGGCGCGACCAACTCAATGATTTTATCAGTGAAGTGATTGGTCAAAAAGCAATATTAGCAGGTAACTCTCTTGGTGGTTATGCTTGTTTGTGTGTTGCTGCACAATGTCCTGATAATGCAGCTGGTTTAGTATTGCTCAATAGTGCAGGCCCTTTTAATAAAATTGAGGCGACATCTGAGCCGGAAGCTTTACAAACTGAAATTCAGCCACCTAAACAATCTTCATCTTTAGAAAAATTATTAGGTGACTCTGTCAAGTGGATTTTTCAACAACCTTTAGCTCAATTTCTTCTATTTCAATACGTGCGACAACGTTGGGTAATTCGCCAAACTCTAGAAAAAGTTTATCTAGATAAGAGCGCAATTACAGACCAATTGATAGAAGAAATTTCTCGCCCTGCTTATGATTTTGGTGCATTGGATGTATTTGTTTCAGTATTTAGCACTCCCCAAGGAGAAAAAGTAGATGTATTGTTGAAGCAATTAAATTGTCCTTTATTGCTGTTGTGGGGAGAAGCTGATCCCTGGATGAATGCTAGAGAACGTTCCCAAAAGTTTCGTCAATATTATTCTGAACTCACGGAGCATTTTCTCAAAGCGGGTCACTGTCCTCATGACGAAGTACCCGATCAAATCAACTCACTTTTACGCGATTGGGTGTTGTCTATTAATTAA
- a CDS encoding class I SAM-dependent DNA methyltransferase codes for MEQAGSNFYDDEVVFTNYIRHRQRVDTPNETLEKPVMIDLIQPITGKRILDLGCGDAAIGRELLQYGAASYLGIEGSQKMAAVATQTLAHTAGQIIMQTIEHWTYPHAAFDLVIARLALHYVADLAPICANVFHALAPAGQFVFSVEHPVITSCDRGWTAGTLRQDWVVDNYFTTGLRVTDWLGGTVQKYHRTVEDYFHLLQEAGFLIGNLREAHPQRQHFHDVQTYERRKRIPLFLILAARKPI; via the coding sequence ATGGAGCAGGCAGGCTCAAACTTTTATGACGATGAGGTAGTTTTTACAAACTACATACGCCATCGTCAACGTGTAGATACGCCGAACGAGACGCTGGAAAAGCCAGTGATGATAGACCTCATCCAACCGATTACTGGCAAACGTATCCTTGATCTGGGGTGTGGCGATGCAGCAATTGGGCGAGAACTCCTCCAGTATGGCGCGGCAAGCTACCTTGGTATCGAAGGCTCGCAAAAGATGGCTGCTGTTGCGACCCAAACACTTGCTCACACGGCTGGTCAGATTATTATGCAGACTATTGAGCATTGGACGTATCCGCACGCAGCATTTGATCTGGTTATTGCCCGACTTGCTCTACATTATGTCGCTGATCTCGCGCCAATTTGCGCTAATGTCTTTCATGCACTCGCACCAGCAGGACAGTTTGTCTTTTCGGTTGAGCATCCTGTAATCACGTCGTGTGACCGTGGCTGGACAGCTGGGACACTCCGCCAAGATTGGGTCGTAGATAATTATTTTACGACCGGACTGCGAGTTACCGATTGGCTAGGCGGCACGGTGCAAAAATATCACCGCACGGTCGAAGATTATTTCCATCTCCTCCAAGAAGCTGGATTTCTCATTGGAAATCTACGCGAAGCACATCCGCAACGCCAGCACTTTCATGACGTGCAAACCTACGAAAGGCGAAAGCGTATTCCGCTGTTTTTAATTCTGGCAGCGCGCAAGCCCATATAG
- a CDS encoding toxin-antitoxin system HicB family antitoxin, which yields MATLTIRLPDEKHNRLKELAQAKGISVNKLIEELSTIALAEFDANTRFKAMAATGNSEEGLRILAKLDALAE from the coding sequence ATGGCTACTTTAACTATTCGTTTACCAGACGAAAAACACAACAGATTAAAAGAACTTGCCCAAGCCAAAGGCATAAGTGTCAATAAGCTAATTGAAGAACTTTCCACCATCGCTCTAGCGGAATTTGATGCTAATACCAGATTTAAAGCAATGGCTGCAACTGGGAACTCAGAAGAAGGCTTAAGAATACTGGCTAAACTTGATGCTCTGGCAGAATAG
- the upp gene encoding uracil phosphoribosyltransferase, which translates to MMPQLRVYVPPHPLIKHWLAVARDAATPSVLFRSAITELGRWLTYEAAREWLPTLETMVQSPLDSCPATLINPEIPVAVVPILRAGLGLLEGAQTLLPLASIYHLGLVRDEETLQPACYLNKLPEKFDPQTRVLITDPMLATGGSIMTAMAELTQRGIDPTLARIVCVVAAPPALQKLSATYPGLIVYTATIDEIVNDKGYIVPGLGDAGDRIFGT; encoded by the coding sequence ATGATGCCCCAATTGCGTGTTTATGTTCCACCTCATCCTTTAATTAAACACTGGCTGGCAGTTGCCCGCGATGCTGCTACACCTTCAGTATTATTCCGCAGTGCCATAACTGAGTTAGGTCGATGGCTAACTTATGAAGCTGCACGAGAATGGTTGCCAACTTTAGAAACAATGGTGCAGAGTCCGTTAGATTCCTGTCCCGCAACTTTGATTAATCCTGAGATACCTGTGGCAGTTGTGCCGATTTTAAGAGCAGGGTTAGGATTATTGGAAGGAGCGCAAACTTTATTGCCTTTGGCTTCGATTTACCATCTAGGCTTAGTGCGAGATGAAGAGACTTTGCAACCTGCGTGTTATTTGAACAAGTTACCAGAAAAATTTGATCCGCAAACACGAGTGTTAATTACCGATCCGATGTTAGCAACCGGAGGATCGATTATGACTGCAATGGCAGAATTGACACAACGGGGTATTGATCCAACCTTGGCGCGGATTGTTTGTGTAGTCGCGGCTCCCCCAGCATTACAAAAGTTAAGTGCTACATATCCTGGTTTGATAGTTTACACAGCGACTATTGACGAGATAGTGAACGACAAAGGATATATTGTACCTGGATTAGGAGATGCAGGCGATCGCATCTTTGGTACTTAA
- a CDS encoding alpha/beta hydrolase gives MFSKPKIFLSWLALLLSFGSVFLSAWIILPAPNMLLLTLGVGAPEISPGLFLLNLFSLLLAFFGIRRRQLQRLTCIISLIGLLICGWVLVSIPITQMQMARAMQQGLGADYLKQIPASAKAKMQIYPFNLANFFGGIPLGRTRHQTDIVFATPAGVPLTMEVYQPPETGKYPALVVIYGGAWQRGNPRANAEFNQYMANRGYTVFAIDYRHAPKYQFPTQLDDVRTALDFIRKHATEYEADLERMVILGRSAGAHLAMLAAYQPDAPPIRAVVNYYGPVNLTEGYKSPPSPDPINTRAVLRTFLGGSVEELPHQYQIASPINYLTHPVPPTLLVYGDRDHLVESRFGRQMYKRLLQSGNTAVFLDIPWAEHAFDAVFSGVSNQLTLYYTERFLAWAVSNQ, from the coding sequence ATGTTTTCTAAACCCAAAATATTTTTATCATGGCTGGCATTATTGCTGAGTTTTGGCAGTGTATTTCTCAGTGCTTGGATTATTCTTCCTGCTCCCAATATGCTCTTACTAACTTTAGGAGTGGGAGCGCCAGAAATCAGTCCTGGATTATTTCTACTAAATTTATTTTCTTTATTACTTGCTTTTTTTGGCATCCGTCGCCGTCAATTACAGCGTTTAACTTGCATTATCAGTTTAATCGGATTGCTAATTTGTGGATGGGTGCTGGTGAGTATCCCAATAACTCAAATGCAAATGGCTAGGGCGATGCAACAAGGATTGGGAGCAGACTATCTCAAGCAAATCCCAGCTTCAGCTAAAGCTAAAATGCAAATTTATCCTTTTAATTTAGCTAATTTCTTTGGGGGTATTCCATTAGGTAGAACGCGTCATCAAACAGATATTGTCTTTGCTACACCTGCGGGAGTACCTTTAACAATGGAAGTTTACCAGCCTCCAGAGACAGGAAAATATCCAGCATTGGTAGTAATTTATGGGGGAGCTTGGCAACGTGGCAATCCTAGAGCTAATGCTGAATTTAATCAATATATGGCTAATCGTGGATATACAGTATTTGCGATTGACTATCGACATGCACCTAAATATCAATTTCCAACTCAATTAGATGACGTGCGTACAGCCCTTGATTTTATTCGTAAACATGCAACGGAATATGAAGCAGATTTAGAACGTATGGTAATTTTAGGTCGTTCTGCGGGAGCGCACCTAGCCATGCTTGCGGCTTATCAGCCGGATGCACCACCTATCCGCGCTGTAGTGAACTATTACGGGCCTGTTAACTTAACTGAAGGATACAAATCACCGCCAAGTCCAGATCCGATCAACACCCGCGCTGTGTTAAGAACATTTCTTGGTGGTTCTGTTGAAGAATTACCCCATCAGTATCAAATTGCTTCACCAATAAATTATTTGACGCACCCAGTACCACCAACTTTATTAGTTTACGGCGATCGCGATCATTTAGTAGAATCACGATTTGGCAGACAAATGTACAAGCGTTTACTTCAGTCTGGTAACACCGCGGTTTTTCTCGACATTCCTTGGGCAGAACATGCTTTTGATGCTGTTTTCAGTGGTGTAAGCAATCAATTAACGCTATATTACACCGAAAGATTTTTAGCTTGGGCAGTGTCCAACCAATAA
- a CDS encoding class I SAM-dependent methyltransferase: MNDKQTEIFFQIHQSLPREGPGNSESTRNAFLQMIDLPQNPNILDIGCGTGIQTFDLASLTSGKIVAIDNHSIYIDELKQQVLQKGLSDRIQVINADMFTLDFPNTNFDIIWAEGAIYIIGFENGLKQWRPLLKQGGYLAASEITWLKPYPPSEIKEFWDAGYPAMQNIEGNLQIIRNSEYKIIDYFVLPESAWWNDYYNPLEERLQVLKKHYQNDAEALEVVNMEQLEIDLYRKYSEYYGYIFYVVQKFSI, encoded by the coding sequence GTGAACGATAAGCAAACAGAAATTTTTTTTCAAATTCATCAGAGTTTACCTAGAGAAGGCCCTGGTAATTCTGAATCAACAAGAAATGCTTTTCTTCAAATGATTGATTTGCCACAAAATCCAAATATTTTGGATATTGGCTGTGGGACAGGCATTCAGACTTTCGATTTAGCTAGCCTGACAAGCGGAAAAATTGTTGCTATTGATAATCATTCTATTTATATTGATGAACTTAAACAACAAGTGCTTCAAAAAGGATTGTCAGACAGAATCCAAGTCATCAATGCTGATATGTTTACACTTGATTTTCCTAACACAAACTTTGACATTATTTGGGCTGAAGGTGCAATTTATATTATCGGGTTTGAAAATGGGTTAAAACAATGGAGACCCTTACTTAAACAAGGAGGTTATTTAGCAGCTTCCGAAATAACATGGCTCAAACCATATCCACCAAGTGAAATCAAAGAATTTTGGGATGCAGGTTATCCTGCCATGCAAAATATCGAAGGTAATTTGCAAATTATCCGAAATAGTGAATACAAAATTATTGACTACTTTGTATTACCTGAATCAGCGTGGTGGAATGACTACTACAATCCCCTCGAAGAAAGATTACAGGTATTAAAAAAACATTACCAAAATGATGCAGAAGCTCTAGAAGTAGTTAATATGGAACAACTTGAAATTGATCTTTATCGAAAATATTCTGAGTATTATGGTTATATATTCTACGTTGTTCAGAAATTTTCAATTTAG
- a CDS encoding pentapeptide repeat-containing protein encodes MLNSPILDLRSTAIEFLKQSPLKRLQILQTLGIARYDFLTQMRLNEANITCIMRFFQNPSQLKFPNLVGADLSGLILDEVNFIRGNLSRVNLQNSSLLNADLLFVNFTKADLRNANLQGATLNETIWLDTLVVGCQLGFGIGLTELQRKDLQRRGAIFNSSIDD; translated from the coding sequence ATGCTCAATAGTCCCATTCTAGACTTACGCTCTACCGCTATCGAATTTTTAAAACAAAGTCCCTTAAAACGTCTACAAATTCTCCAAACATTAGGTATAGCTCGTTATGATTTCTTAACTCAAATGCGTCTTAATGAAGCAAATATAACTTGTATAATGCGATTTTTTCAAAATCCCAGCCAGCTAAAATTTCCCAATTTAGTCGGGGCAGATTTATCTGGTTTAATTTTAGATGAAGTCAACTTTATCCGGGGAAATTTATCAAGAGTTAACTTGCAAAATAGTAGTTTATTAAATGCAGACTTGTTATTTGTCAACTTTACCAAAGCCGATTTAAGAAATGCTAATTTACAAGGTGCAACCTTAAATGAGACTATTTGGTTGGACACTTTAGTTGTAGGATGTCAGCTTGGCTTTGGTATTGGCTTGACCGAATTGCAACGTAAAGATTTACAAAGACGAGGAGCCATATTTAACTCTTCAATAGATGATTAA
- the purT gene encoding formate-dependent phosphoribosylglycinamide formyltransferase — protein sequence MNNSINLPQKLMLLGSGELGKEFVIAAQRLGNYVIAVDRYANAPAMQVADCFEVISMLSADALEAVVTKYKPDFIIPEIEAIRTEKLLEFEQRGITVIPTAAATNYTMNRDRIRELAHQELGIRTAKYGYAETLTELIAISNEIGFPNVVKPVMSSSGKGQSVVSSQSEVEKAWNYAIANSRGDSQKVIVEEFINFEIEITLLTIKQWNAPTIFCSPIGHRQERGDYQESWQPAGISEDKILQSQQIAKKVTDALGGAGIFGVEFFITQDEVIFSELSPRPHDTGMVTLISQNLNEFELHLRAILGLPISHIEQLSASASAVILAAEKSDSVAFTGVAEALSAKDVDIRLFGKPSAHPYRRMGVALAKGTDVQEARAKATKAASKITIV from the coding sequence ATGAATAATTCAATTAATTTACCCCAAAAACTGATGTTGTTAGGTTCAGGAGAACTAGGCAAAGAATTTGTAATTGCTGCTCAACGTTTAGGAAATTATGTGATTGCTGTTGACCGCTATGCCAATGCTCCTGCTATGCAAGTGGCTGACTGTTTTGAAGTTATTTCTATGCTTAGTGCTGATGCTTTAGAAGCTGTAGTAACAAAGTATAAACCTGACTTTATTATACCAGAAATTGAAGCTATTAGAACAGAAAAACTTTTAGAGTTTGAACAAAGAGGAATTACAGTTATTCCCACGGCGGCGGCTACTAACTATACAATGAATCGTGACAGAATTAGGGAACTGGCACATCAAGAATTAGGTATTAGAACTGCTAAGTATGGTTATGCAGAAACTTTAACAGAATTGATTGCTATTTCCAATGAAATAGGGTTTCCTAATGTAGTTAAACCCGTAATGTCTTCTTCTGGTAAAGGTCAGTCTGTGGTATCATCCCAGAGTGAAGTAGAAAAAGCTTGGAATTATGCGATCGCTAATTCTAGAGGTGACAGTCAAAAGGTAATAGTCGAAGAATTTATCAACTTTGAAATCGAAATTACTTTACTAACAATTAAACAGTGGAATGCACCGACAATCTTCTGTTCTCCGATTGGTCATCGTCAAGAAAGAGGAGATTATCAAGAGTCGTGGCAACCAGCAGGTATTTCTGAAGACAAAATATTACAATCTCAACAAATAGCCAAAAAAGTCACAGATGCTTTAGGTGGAGCCGGAATTTTTGGTGTTGAATTTTTCATCACCCAAGATGAAGTTATCTTTTCCGAACTTTCTCCCCGACCCCATGATACAGGAATGGTGACATTAATCTCACAAAATCTCAACGAATTTGAACTGCATCTCAGAGCTATTTTAGGCTTACCAATTTCCCATATAGAACAGCTAAGTGCATCAGCTAGTGCCGTTATTTTAGCTGCTGAAAAATCAGATTCTGTTGCATTTACAGGTGTCGCTGAAGCTTTATCTGCAAAAGATGTTGATATTAGGCTTTTTGGTAAACCCAGCGCTCATCCTTATCGCCGTATGGGAGTAGCTTTAGCTAAAGGTACTGATGTACAAGAGGCAAGAGCAAAGGCTACAAAAGCAGCCAGTAAAATCACAATTGTCTAG
- a CDS encoding YggT family protein — MNLLITTLVTFLTIYSYLLIIRVLLTWFPAINWYNQPFTALSQITDPYLNLFRSIIPPLGGMDFSPILAFLALSFVSSLLSSLATLPLVQGF, encoded by the coding sequence ATGAATTTACTGATTACCACACTCGTTACCTTCTTAACGATTTATAGCTACTTACTAATTATTCGGGTTTTATTGACTTGGTTCCCCGCTATCAACTGGTACAATCAACCATTCACCGCTTTGAGCCAAATTACTGACCCTTATCTGAATCTGTTTCGCTCAATTATTCCCCCATTGGGTGGTATGGATTTTTCCCCTATCTTGGCTTTCTTGGCGCTTAGTTTTGTAAGTAGCTTACTCAGTAGTTTGGCTACCTTGCCACTTGTACAGGGATTTTAA
- a CDS encoding putative toxin-antitoxin system toxin component, PIN family, whose product MAIKIVVDTSVFISALISSKGSNRELIRRCLKGEYQPLMGNALFSEYESVIQRSEILAKCPLTSAEISALLASFMSVSQWIYIYYLWRPNLKDEADNHLIELAIAGNAQIIATQNIRDFQNAELLFPNLSIVKPEEIIRS is encoded by the coding sequence ATGGCGATTAAAATTGTGGTTGATACCAGCGTTTTTATTAGTGCGCTTATTAGTTCTAAGGGTTCCAATAGAGAACTGATTCGACGCTGCTTGAAAGGCGAATATCAGCCTTTGATGGGAAATGCTTTATTTTCTGAGTATGAGTCAGTCATTCAGCGATCAGAAATTCTCGCCAAATGCCCTTTAACTAGTGCAGAAATTTCTGCTTTACTGGCATCATTTATGAGCGTGAGTCAATGGATTTATATTTACTACTTATGGCGACCTAATTTAAAAGATGAAGCTGACAACCACTTAATTGAATTAGCGATCGCTGGTAACGCTCAAATTATTGCCACTCAAAATATCAGAGATTTCCAAAATGCAGAATTGTTATTTCCTAACTTATCAATCGTAAAACCCGAAGAAATTATTAGGAGTTAA
- a CDS encoding biotin carboxylase, which translates to MRLRSLTAVFIACFVTFLSWAFTPSAIALTQIKLSHVSYKDCPPELAEGAVISSGSAAANCFIVTGKAENGTNKTVYDADIFGRIYDASNNPVLQNRTRLGSIAEVPPGISDFELRISVPANQSLPLKLKQFKATGFSGKVRR; encoded by the coding sequence ATGCGGTTGCGCTCACTCACGGCCGTCTTTATTGCTTGTTTCGTCACCTTTCTATCGTGGGCGTTTACTCCCTCTGCCATAGCATTGACACAGATTAAACTTTCTCATGTCTCCTACAAAGATTGTCCACCAGAACTAGCCGAAGGGGCTGTGATTAGCAGTGGTAGTGCAGCTGCTAATTGCTTTATTGTTACTGGCAAAGCGGAAAATGGCACTAATAAAACCGTTTATGATGCAGATATCTTCGGGCGCATTTATGATGCCAGTAACAACCCGGTATTACAAAATCGGACTCGACTTGGTTCGATTGCTGAGGTTCCACCAGGTATCAGCGATTTTGAATTAAGAATTTCTGTACCAGCCAATCAGTCGTTACCTTTAAAGTTGAAACAGTTTAAAGCAACTGGGTTTAGCGGCAAAGTTCGTAGATAA
- the crtH gene encoding carotenoid isomerase, with the protein MYPTFNTTTSSSNPLFDVIVIGSGIGGLVTATQLAAKKAKVLVLERYLIPGGSAGYFERQGYRFDVGASMIFGLGDNGTTNLLTRALKAVNVNQQTITDPVQIHYHLPNGLDIKVDRVYDNFLQNLIAYFRHEEKGIRRFYDECWKVFNCLNTIDLLSLEEPRYLMRVFFQHPLACLGLAKYLPQNVGDVARRYIKDPQLLKFIDMECYCWSVVPANMTPMINAGMVFSDRHYGGVNYPKGGVGQIAQKLVEGLEKAGGKIQYQARVTKIITEQGRAVAVQLANGQVYRGKRIVSNATRWDTFEKLLPVEKIPNNEKKWQQRYQKSPSFLSLHIGVKQSVLPTGTECHHIVLEDWEKMAAPTGTIFVSIPTLLDPDLAPAGYHIIHAFTPHWIDDWQGLSASEYEAKKEEAAWQIIDRLEKIFPGLDAGLDYLEVGTPRTHRRFLGREDGTYGPIPRRKLRGLLGMPFNRTAIPGLYCVGDSTFPGQGLNAVAFSGFACAHRIAVDLGF; encoded by the coding sequence ATGTATCCAACCTTTAACACCACTACCTCCTCCTCAAATCCTTTATTTGATGTGATTGTTATTGGTTCTGGTATTGGCGGCTTGGTAACAGCAACCCAGCTAGCAGCAAAGAAAGCAAAAGTGCTGGTACTAGAACGCTATTTAATTCCAGGCGGTAGTGCTGGCTACTTTGAACGTCAAGGCTATCGATTTGATGTGGGTGCATCAATGATTTTTGGGTTGGGAGACAACGGCACAACTAACTTACTCACTCGTGCTCTTAAAGCGGTCAATGTTAATCAACAGACAATTACTGACCCTGTACAGATTCACTATCACCTACCCAACGGATTAGACATCAAAGTTGACCGAGTTTATGATAATTTTTTGCAAAATCTTATTGCTTATTTTCGCCATGAAGAAAAGGGGATTCGTCGCTTTTATGACGAATGCTGGAAAGTTTTCAATTGCCTTAACACTATAGATTTGCTGTCGTTAGAAGAACCTCGGTATTTAATGCGGGTATTTTTTCAGCATCCTTTAGCGTGTCTTGGTTTAGCTAAGTATTTGCCTCAAAATGTTGGAGATGTCGCACGACGCTACATTAAAGACCCCCAGTTATTGAAATTTATCGATATGGAATGTTACTGCTGGTCGGTGGTTCCAGCTAACATGACACCAATGATTAATGCGGGAATGGTCTTTTCTGATAGACACTATGGCGGAGTTAACTATCCCAAAGGAGGGGTAGGGCAAATCGCTCAAAAATTAGTAGAGGGCTTAGAAAAAGCTGGAGGTAAAATTCAATACCAAGCCAGAGTTACGAAAATTATTACAGAGCAGGGACGAGCTGTAGCCGTACAATTAGCTAATGGCCAAGTCTATCGAGGTAAGCGCATAGTCTCAAATGCTACACGCTGGGATACATTTGAAAAATTACTACCTGTAGAGAAAATACCTAATAATGAGAAAAAGTGGCAACAAAGATATCAAAAATCACCCAGCTTTTTGAGTTTACATATCGGGGTGAAACAGTCAGTGTTACCAACTGGAACAGAGTGCCATCACATAGTTTTAGAAGATTGGGAAAAAATGGCAGCACCGACAGGTACAATCTTTGTTTCGATTCCTACATTGCTTGACCCAGATTTAGCACCAGCAGGATATCACATCATTCATGCTTTTACGCCCCACTGGATTGACGATTGGCAGGGATTGTCTGCAAGTGAGTATGAAGCCAAGAAAGAAGAGGCAGCTTGGCAAATAATTGACCGATTAGAGAAAATTTTTCCTGGTTTAGATGCTGGCTTAGATTATCTGGAAGTGGGAACACCTCGTACCCATCGCCGCTTTTTAGGGCGAGAGGATGGCACTTACGGGCCGATTCCTCGGCGCAAGCTGCGGGGGTTATTAGGAATGCCGTTTAATCGCACAGCTATCCCCGGACTGTATTGTGTGGGGGATAGTACCTTTCCTGGTCAAGGTTTAAATGCAGTCGCATTTTCTGGGTTTGCTTGCGCCCATCGCATTGCTGTTGATTTGGGATTTTAA
- a CDS encoding shikimate dehydrogenase, whose translation MITGKTKLLGVIGHPVEHSLSPVMHNAAIAHLGLDYVYLPFPIAPENLEAAIAGFAAVGVVGFSVTIPHKQSIMPFLSEITPIAQAIGAVNTVSRQAHQWVGTNTDIEGFIAPLQTTYQRDWSDKTAVILGNGGAARAVVAGCHQLGFAKIYVLGRNVQKLQAFCNSWSNSPIEENLQVGTWDELAKLIYQADLLVNTIPIGMYPQVDESPLSADEIKNLPPDAIAYDLIYIPQPTRFLQLAEKHGVIAINGLEMLVQQGVAALKIWLQTEIVPVDVMRQALKNQLGLD comes from the coding sequence ATGATTACAGGCAAAACGAAACTTTTAGGAGTAATTGGACATCCGGTAGAACATTCGCTGTCGCCAGTGATGCATAATGCCGCGATCGCTCATTTGGGATTAGATTATGTTTATCTGCCTTTTCCTATAGCGCCAGAAAATTTAGAAGCTGCGATCGCAGGTTTCGCGGCTGTTGGGGTTGTCGGTTTTAGCGTTACAATACCTCATAAACAGTCAATTATGCCGTTTTTATCGGAAATCACTCCCATCGCCCAAGCTATAGGTGCAGTTAATACCGTTAGTCGTCAAGCTCATCAGTGGGTAGGGACGAATACAGATATAGAGGGATTTATCGCCCCTTTGCAAACAACATATCAACGAGATTGGAGTGATAAAACGGCTGTTATTTTAGGCAATGGTGGCGCAGCCAGAGCAGTTGTAGCAGGTTGTCATCAACTGGGTTTTGCCAAAATTTATGTGTTGGGGCGCAATGTGCAGAAATTACAGGCATTCTGCAATAGTTGGAGCAATTCACCCATAGAAGAGAATTTGCAAGTTGGTACATGGGATGAACTAGCAAAACTGATTTATCAAGCAGATTTATTAGTAAATACAATACCTATCGGCATGTATCCCCAAGTGGATGAGTCGCCATTAAGTGCCGATGAAATTAAAAATTTGCCGCCTGACGCGATCGCTTATGATTTGATATACATTCCTCAGCCGACGCGATTTTTGCAACTGGCAGAAAAACATGGTGTAATTGCGATCAATGGCTTAGAAATGCTCGTTCAACAAGGAGTTGCAGCCTTAAAAATTTGGTTGCAAACAGAAATAGTGCCTGTAGATGTGATGCGCCAAGCACTAAAAAATCAGTTAGGTTTAGATTAA